The following DNA comes from Streptomyces sp. NBC_00273.
CCCGGCACGGGGAATTCTCCCGCCTGGCGGACATTCTCATCCCGTTCCTCGTCACGCGCCAGCTGATCTGTGGCGCCGGCAAGGTGCTGCAGACGCCGCGGGGTGCGGTCTACTGCGTGAGTCAGCGGGCCGAGCACATCTGGGAGGGCGTCAGCTCCGCGACGACCCGCTCGCGGCCGATCATCAACACCCGGGACGAGCCGCACGCGGACGCCGAGCGCTACCGCAGGCTGCACGTGATCGTGGGTGACTCGAACATGTCCGAGACGACCATGCTGCTCAAGGTCGGGGCCACCGACCTGGTGCTGCGCATGATCGAGGCGGGCACGGTGATGCGGGACCTGACCCTGGAGAACCCGATCCGGGCGATCCGTGAGGTCAGCCACGACATCACGGGTCAGCGCAAGGTGCGCCTCGCGAGCGGCCGGGAGGCTTCGGCGCTGGAGATCCAGCGGGAGTACTACGAAAAGGCGGTGGACTTCGCCGAGCGCCGGGGGATCCGTACCGGCGTGGTGGACCAGGTGCTGGAGCTGTGGGGCCGCACGCTCGACGCGATCGACGCGGAGGACCTGGACCGGATCGGGACCGAGATCGACTGGGTCATGAAGTACCAGCTGATTGAGCGGTACCGGGCCAAGCACAACATGACCATGTCGAATCCGCGGGTGGCTCAGATAGACCTCGCGTACCACGACATCCACCGTCGGCGCGGGCTGTACTACCTGTTGGAGCGCAAGGGGCAGGCGGCGCGGATCTGCAACGACCTGAAGATCTTCG
Coding sequences within:
- the pafA gene encoding Pup--protein ligase, whose translation is MDRRIFGLENEYGVTCTFRGQRRLSPDEVARYLFRRVVSWGRSSNVFLRNGARLYLDVGSHPEYATPECDNVTELVTHDKAGERILEGLLVDAERRLHEEGIAGDVYLFKNNTDSAGNSYGCHENYLVARHGEFSRLADILIPFLVTRQLICGAGKVLQTPRGAVYCVSQRAEHIWEGVSSATTRSRPIINTRDEPHADAERYRRLHVIVGDSNMSETTMLLKVGATDLVLRMIEAGTVMRDLTLENPIRAIREVSHDITGQRKVRLASGREASALEIQREYYEKAVDFAERRGIRTGVVDQVLELWGRTLDAIDAEDLDRIGTEIDWVMKYQLIERYRAKHNMTMSNPRVAQIDLAYHDIHRRRGLYYLLERKGQAARICNDLKIFEGKSVPPQTTRARLRGDFIRRAQEQRRDFTVDWVHLKLNDQAQRTVLCKDPFRSVDDRVEKLIAGM